The following DNA comes from Musa acuminata AAA Group cultivar baxijiao chromosome BXJ1-4, Cavendish_Baxijiao_AAA, whole genome shotgun sequence.
tgacgTATGCTTAGTTTGTAAAAGGATCCAACCAGCATGCACCCCTTCCATTCTTGTCCAGGCTTGACAAGTTCATGTTGGTCCGTATAGATTTTTTCTTCTAGATCTCCATGAAGAAAAACAATGTCTACATCCATTTGATGAACTACAAGTTTGTAGATAGAAACAAAAGCAAGTAGGACACGGATGATAATAATCCATGCTATAGGCGTATACATGTCAAAATAATCGATGTATGTTTTTTGCCTGAGCCTTTAAGCTATATGTGTAGCctgatatttttttatcataccaTCGATCCTAGTATTCATTTTGAAAATCCACTTATATTCTAGGGGTTTGTTTGCAAGAGATAAATAAGTGACAATCCAAGTATTATTACTTGTAATGGATTCAATTTTACAATTCACCGTCTCCTTCCAAAAGGAAACATAGCACAACGCCTCTTGAAATGAACTTAGTGTATCTTCTACTAAGTATGAGACAATTTTCACCAAAGTTTCTTGTAATCCAAGCTTTCATGCTTCTCTTGGGTTCAGGTTTAAGATAAGTTCTATAGGGTTGGAATAGGTGAAGAAGAATGATGTAGGACAATGGTATGTATTTTATATCTAAAAGGAAATATGCTTTCAAAAAATAATACAATTTTAGATTCAATCAAGATATCATTTGAGAttcaaaattttcagaattcATTACAATTTACAAGTAATCTATAGTTAATGCTATATAGGGAATATCTACAGTTGAAGGACCTCTCTTCCTTCCTTTTAGGCTCAAGGATATCAATCTTAATTCAATACCCTACATTCGGAAGTAACTAAGCTTCGGTTTGTATCCGTTCCAAAATTCATAAGAAGTTACATCATTATTCTCTTAGAAAATTCCATACAGACAGATAAAAGAGCATTCCCATAAATTTTGGGTTAGTCTTAAGCTAAGGTGAGTAGAGAGCAATAACTTCatgaattatattatgatcttcACATAGCTTGGCAAATTTATTTGAAGTATACTCACCTTCTCTATTGGACTTTAAGATTTTAaatctcttatcaaattagattttagtcTGAGCCTCAAAGATCTTAATTTGTGAAGAACTTCATCCTTAGACTTTAAAAAGACAAGTATAGCAAAATCTAGATAATAGATAACTTTAACAAAAACTCAACTTAATTAAACTTAGACAATATTCAAATTAAATGTTCATGAAAAAGATGATATCATAATAATGCATTTTTTCAAAACCAATACTAAatcgcaatttttttttttaacaaacaaCAAACACTTATAAGAAATAAGCATGtatatgaacttttttttttccagtGGTTAGCATCCTGTTTCATATTAATCAGAGGCAAGGAACAAGCTGTGTATCTTGGACAGTTCAATTTGTGTTGATTCACAATGATCCCAAAATCAAATCAAAAGGTTCAAATGTTTTTTTTCTCGAAATTGAAACTGATTTGGAGGCCTCAAAAACTTATcttcaacaaagaagaagaaaaacctcAGTTTCTTTAAGAATTTTTAAATAGGAGTGTCTTTGAATTTTATGTCAGTTGTTTACACCTGTCAATAAGATAAAAGTATAgtggatttgatgattttattggGCTTCTcaattgttttaaaattttaagcTTTCATTCCATAAAGTTATGCTCATCTATCATGTcctttggaatgaaataaaagacGAGATCTTTAAAATTTCTTAATATACAAGTGCTATCCCAAGATTTAAAGTATTTTATAGTTTtccaataaataatttaaaactactttaaaaatcaagaaatgaaAGGGTACAAATAAGTGACCCAAGTTCAAAGTTCCCATATAAAGCTTAATAGGAAGCAAACAATAAAACATATTTAACAATTAACAATTATTGCTTTCAATTCCAAGGAAACCAAAAAGCAAACTAAGATCAAACGATGCAGCAGCATGCGTCATCAGTGAATTACCACAGGGAATAACATGAGTATGTTGAGAAGGATAAAGACAAAAGTATGCATAGGATAAATGCATCAAAACTAAAAATTACCATGGGAAGGCTCCACATCCAAGATTAGATCAAGAGCATAGGCATAGTAGGGTACTTGACTGCTTAGACCACATAAGTTAAAATCATCTTGTATGTACTCATCATCAACCTCACAGAAGAACTCATTGCCTTTTAGATTACACAACCATGAAATCCAAGATGTGTCTTCCCCATCAGAACCACTGACATCTGACTCTTCACTATCTGTTTCTGATTCTTTTTGCGGCTCCAGGAATAGTAATGAAAGCATCGTCAGAAAGCTTACAGGTATAAATATGACAGGACTCACATGAGAATACAGATGATGAAGTCAACATATACCACCACCAACAGAAATCAGCAATCTCTCCACACCATGACTAGAAGCAAGTAAGCCAGCATATGTTTGGTGGATTAATAAGAGGAAGAGAGAATGAAAAATTATCATCACATTTACAAAACCATGATCATGACACAATCAAGATGCATGTGCACTAATTCTCAAAAAAGCACAAGAAAAATCAACTGAGAACTAGATTGCACTATATTTCATCTCTATGGCATTTCTCACCAACTCCAGACCAATGAATTTTAGCATCAAATATTCCACACAAGTTACGATCTCAATTCAAAAACTGAAGACATATATACAATTTAtagttgatcatacaatatatacTTGCCTCATAAAGTTTATCACTGAAATAGTTCCTAAATGAGAATAATTGATATCCTGTAATTCTTTTTATTTTACCTTGGCACATATTTATTTAGTAACAATTTATAGTCGATTGTATAATTCTTGATTCGTACTTAGCTAAAAACTATTTGGATTCTTATGATTGACCACATATGCTTCACATAATGTACATACATTATGTGATACTTTAACCACCAGCATTTCATGTCCGCTTCCAAACATTCTAGCTAGGAATAAAGGAAGTGTGCGTATGGAAATGCTTTAATTTCCTACAGTCTGGAACTCACCTCTTAAGAAAGATTTCGATATCCTATTAAACCTGAGATTGGGAAAGCAAAGAGTTCCTTTTGCCATTCCCTAAACACACATAGCCTAACTTACTGTGATCATCGTATCAGTACTCAAGTTAGATGCAATATAATCAAAACTGTCAAAAAAACAATAAATGACCTAAATATAAACAGTTGACAAATATAAAGTGTCAATACATTACTAAGGACTTGGTTTATAATATGTGCCATCCAATGTTAGCCGCAAAATGTCATCACCACTACAAAAGCTTGATGCAAATACTAAATGGTAGTGCAAAAAAAGAATGCCATTGAACCAAGCAATGACTTGTTAATCACTTAAAGAAAGATATTTGTATCCTAAACCTGATAATGCAACATCAAATAGAACTTGCAAACAGATGAGAAGGGGAGATTAAATAAGAATTCCAACTGTTACCATACAAAAAAACATTGCATGCTGATggtttaataattaaaaatagcatgtgacaagaaaaatatgaaacaaaTAAATCTTCATCCGTCTTCTTAAAAATGATGCcagtattaaaacatcaagcaaacTATCTAACTCTACCAAAACACGAAATTTCATCCAAAATTACAATTTTTTTCAGTATATATTTAAAGACAAAATCTGGTATATCGGCAGGAAACAAAATCACCAATTTCACATGCTAACTATACCACAAATAACTAAACCTAAGTAACTGGAGACATCAAGAGTGGTAATCTAATTTTACTGCATTATTACACCAAATACATCTGTTCATTTACTTAAAATTTCATACACTAACAAAAACCCTAAACAATTCGATGATGAGAACTTGTTAAAAGATCCAAAGAAACAGATCCATTTATTCTCCAAATATAGAAGAACACACAACACTAAGTGAGATAGCAGAAAATACAGAAAATCTAACCATCTGAGTACTTGTTTTTGGAAAGAGAAGCAGAACGCTGGTCTTGGTGCTCGAGGTGCTTTCCGGAAGAGGTGGACGGCACCGACAGCctatccctctccctctccctgcgGTTCAAGACCTCCGACGTCGCCGTTGACGATCTCTCCAGGTGTTTGTCGAGGGCGCCATTGATCCGCCTACGATATGAGGCTCCGGTCTCCACCCTCGACCCATTCCCTCCCCGATCCCTATGCATACCTCCCTCCTCTTCGCCCCTAACAACCCCCCTTTCCCAAAGCCTGCGAGAGATCAACTCAGCTCCCCTTGTCGCGACGAAACAGAACACCAACCCACAAATCCGAATGATACCGCCAATCCGATGCCAGGAAATGCTTGGTTGCACAAATATGACGAAAAATAAAGGAGAGAAACCTCGGAATTTGATCGAAAATTACGGTTTCGCTCCTATCATTCTCCGAGAGGAGACGAGGGAGCTGCTCTTCCCTTCGCGATCGGAAGGGCAAATGCTACAGACGAAGGGAAGCGGCAGGGCCGGCGTCGTCATTACGAGGCAATCGGGGATCAAGGATAGACGAATGCTTCCCTCACTCGTCACACCGTTACTCTCAGTCGTACCCTAACAGGCGACGGTCTTAACACTGATCCTTCTTAAAATTCTCCAATCATCTAACGAGTGCACCCACGAGTAATCAGTAACGAAGTGAGAGAAGGAATTGCTCGAAATGAATAAGAGAATGGTAGCGCATCTGGGCCGTTCATCTCGCCTATGTCTTTTGTTTCGTCGGTAGTTTCAAGCGCCTGAGGGTCGCTTACGTTCCCCTAGGAGAATGTGCCGGTGGGATCGGGTGCAAATTCCAGCCTCACAATCAAGTAGTGCAAGGCCACTCAGAGGACGAAAAGTGTGGATTATGATCTCACTTTCCCTAATTTGAACACAGATTTGAGAGCAATTAGGAATCTTTTTGTTCTATTGTTGACGGATTTGGTTCAAGGATGCACCATATGTACATATAAGCCTGTAATGGGCTTTGTCTGTGAACAAGACAAACGTACCGATTTGAGCCTGCGAAGAAATATTTCacatattaatttataattatttcgGTAGaggataaaataaatatatataaatatatattttaatttaactaaatatataatttttaacacGTATCATATTAGAATTCGTTGGGACAGATACGTTACTTGCAAGCTTATAAACGACACCTCTTGAAATCAAATTAAATTTTGTGGACCTAATCAAGATTTGCTCCAAAAGTCACGGTCTAACACTGTGACACGCAATCCATATAATAAGTACACATAAAGGTCAATAACACTGCACGATCGGTTTAATATAGCCAACTGACACATTACTATTAATATTCTCCCAAAGCATGAACCATAAGGTATTAAGAAGCAGGTAAAGTGGTCGGAACTGTTAATGATTTCCTTGTCGGGTGGGAATTAATTGCATCACGTGACTGGCAGCATTGCCAATGTGACTCTGATTAAGATCTAATTGTTAAGCTTTAGATACAGTTTCATTGACCAATATTTAAGCAGCTGCAAGAAATCCTCTCATTTGGCAAGACATCATTAATTGCTGTGAAAGTGGCCCACCGGCTTTGTGCATATGCGTCAAACAGAACAGTGCAGCAGCAAAAACTGATTGCATCCACCGAATCCCCGACGTAAATATATTGTATACAAAGGAAAGGAAAACATAAACGTGAATTTTATTGGCTGGCTTAGATAGAGATGATCCAACACGTAAATTTTAGTGTCTTGAACAAGTCATCACCTCATCAACGGGTCTTCGACCAAGCCATTTGGTTTCGAAGAGTTCGCCAGATCGATCACCTCATCACTACCGCAGGTGCGTACCTCTCTCGGAACTTAGGAGATCGAACATGGGCTTCCGCCGCCACGGCTTCGTCGTCTCGGGTTGCGCCGCTGGCTTTCTTGTGGTCACCGTGTTGGTGTCCGATAGCTTATGGCTGCCGCAGGTGTCTGTACTACCCATGTTTCGCCTGGTACGTACGTACGTGCCCCTGCTCAAAATACGTTGTGCAGTTTCCATCTCACGGCTCGCACACAGTTTGAGGAAATCTGTAATCATCTCACGGCTTGCACACAGTTCGCCTATTACTTCTAGTCTTGGGATTTCAACAGGTTTTGTTGATGGGACTGCCCAACATCATCCCATGCTTCAGGTTCCTCGATATGTAAGCTTCTGGTTTGTCTTTATCTCCACCACCGGGCAATGATAGAGGCATTTCATTGTCCATAATTTCCCTTTTTAAGGATTCAGCTGAACCTCTGTTTTGTGAGTGTCAGAGTGTTATTTACATGCTAATCTACAGGGAGTCCTAAAGCTCGGGTGGGTTGTTGATTCCCCAAAATGATTCATTCAGACTGCTCTTTTTTGGAACAGACACaagggctgctgctgctgctgcttgattGTTGAGTACTATACAAATCCTTCCCCATAGAATAGAAGCCCAGTCATTCTTCGTCTACTTAGAGTGGTTACTAAGAGAAATATTTTTGAATTTGAAACATACTCAAAAATAAGTATTTAAAAccttttccacataaaaaggaaaTCGATGTCGAGTTCTAAGATGCGACGAAGTATCTAATGAGATAATTAATATAATAGTTTTGATTGGTGTGAAGTAGACAACTATAAATGAAGTATTATGACGTAAGATAACTTAATAATTTTATTAGAGTATGAACTACAAACTCAAAAGTTTTAAATCCAAAATAATAATCTTATGCTCATTAAATCTCAATCTTATTGCAGACAATAAAACACTTACATACAGACTACTTCAGAACTCCCTAAGGAAATCATCCATCTTGTGTAGATTTTAAATACCAGAGAATGGCGCAACTTTGCTTTATTTCTTTCTACTTTTTTCTATATTTCCTTGTTGTAAATGTCCACAGACGAATCCAAAAGATGATGGACTTCGGATGGAATTAGAGGGAGCTTCCACGAGGAACAGGACCTTGATAATAGGAGTAATCAACGAGGCCTCTGTGGAAGACAATGGAATGCTGCAGCTTTTCCTCCAAAGCATGCGAGAAGGGGAGGATACTGCGTTCTTGATCAGACACGTTCTCCTCGTCGCCACCGATCAGATTGCATACAACCACTGCACGGTTCTTCAACTCCATTGCCATCAGCTTTACACTGACACTCTTCTCCTTTCTCCGGCCTTAAGCATCCAATCTACAAGCTTAATCAGCCTCGCTTCGACGCTAACCCTATTCCTTGGAGAAGTTCTCTTGCGTGGGTACAGCTTCATCTTCACAGTAAGTTTCTTCACACTGATTCCATCGATTACTGCCAACACCATGGAAAAAGACCCGAATAGTTATGTCGGCTTGCGAAGTTTATATTGGGTTCGCAGCCTTACATATTTCTCTGCTTGCAGGATATGAATGTCATGTGGCTAAGAAACCCATTCCCAAGGTTGAATCACAATGGAGAAGACATGCTGTTAAGTGGCGATCTTTACGACAGTGGCTTATACTTTGTTTCTTCAAATACGAAGACCATGGCCTTGTTCAAGCAATCATATGCTGTGATGAATGAGTCAAGAAGCATGAAGGGAGATAATGTGCTTCATCTTATGAGATCTAAAAGGTTCATCCAGCAGTTGGACATGA
Coding sequences within:
- the LOC135651598 gene encoding putative casein kinase II subunit beta-4 isoform X4 codes for the protein MHRDRGGNGSRVETGASYRRRINGALDKHLERSSTATSEVLNRRERERDRLSVPSTSSGKHLEHQDQRSASLSKNKYSDESETDSEESDVSGSDGEDTSWISWLCNLKGNEFFCEVDDEYIQDDFNLCGLSSQVPYYAYALDLILDVEPSHDDLFTEEQNKLVEAAAEMLYGLIHVRYILTSKGMAAMLEKFKNYDFGRCPRVYCCGQPCLPVGQSDIPRSSTVKIYCPKCEDIYYPRSKYQGNVDGAYFGTTFPHLFLMTYGHLKLKKPSQRYTPRVFGFKIHNP
- the LOC135651598 gene encoding putative casein kinase II subunit beta-4 isoform X3, which encodes MHRDRGGNGSRVETGASYRRRINGALDKHLERSSTATSEVLNRRERERDRLSVPSTSSGKHLEHQDQRSASLSKNKYSDESETDSEESDVSGSDGEDTSWISWLCNLKGNEFFCEVDDEYIQDDFNLCGLSSQVPYYAYALDLILDVEPSHDDLFTEEQNKLVEAAAEMLYGLIHVRYILTSKGMAAMLEKFKNYDFGRCPRVYCCGQPCLPVGQSDIPRSSTVKIYCPKCEDIYYPRSKYQGSNVDGAYFGTTFPHLFLMTYGHLKLKKPSQRYTPRVFGFKIHNP